A genomic window from Cytobacillus suaedae includes:
- a CDS encoding HRDC domain-containing protein, giving the protein MSFLKNVFNILTDKREIKEPIIYKESNENSNLINNLTSLAESKDPSIDIKKVENHLKLFSIGITGEKNVLFELQNSMLPFLVLHNINIEFEDYKAQLDFVIITHKFILVMEVKKLFGNIHITENGDFQRVITKNNKVVNKEGMYSPINQVERHVAILDRLLKSNGSINKCPIKYAVTFANQKTIIDIDKNAPSNIKSNVIRHDQIKTFLKNELEKKSPVFMLDQHLYGIADAILLNCKEKSFNFEDYTLDKPKEIKKESIYDAILLENPLVTSHTLRELLADFRLRLSRELNVKPYYIFTNRILENLVEKKPVTIQQLIEIEGFGHKKTQEFGKEIISIIQRNIAVENKSENSYTVEPLKNSIKSNSNIISSYNTTKTSTDFRLLLTEFRTKRSRELNVKPFYIFTNKTLEAILEKRPRNIDELLKIEGIGPKKAEEFGKEILEILHNN; this is encoded by the coding sequence ATGTCTTTTCTAAAAAATGTTTTCAATATTTTAACAGATAAAAGAGAAATAAAGGAACCTATTATATACAAAGAATCTAATGAGAACTCCAATTTAATTAATAACTTAACAAGCTTAGCAGAATCCAAAGACCCTAGTATTGATATTAAGAAAGTTGAAAATCATCTAAAATTATTTTCTATCGGTATTACTGGCGAAAAAAACGTATTATTTGAACTACAAAATTCAATGCTTCCCTTCCTTGTTTTACATAATATAAATATAGAATTCGAGGATTATAAAGCTCAGCTAGATTTCGTAATAATTACACATAAGTTCATTCTTGTTATGGAAGTAAAAAAACTATTTGGGAACATACACATTACAGAAAATGGTGATTTTCAAAGAGTGATAACTAAGAATAATAAAGTGGTTAATAAGGAAGGTATGTACAGCCCTATAAATCAAGTTGAACGACATGTAGCAATTCTTGATAGACTTCTTAAATCGAATGGGAGCATAAATAAGTGTCCAATAAAATATGCTGTCACTTTCGCAAATCAAAAAACGATTATTGACATAGATAAAAATGCACCATCAAATATTAAATCAAATGTCATACGCCATGATCAAATTAAGACATTCCTAAAAAATGAGTTAGAGAAAAAATCTCCTGTATTTATGCTAGATCAACATCTCTATGGAATAGCTGATGCAATCCTACTAAATTGCAAAGAAAAAAGCTTTAATTTTGAGGATTATACCTTAGATAAACCAAAGGAAATAAAAAAAGAGTCAATTTATGATGCCATTTTATTAGAGAATCCATTAGTAACTTCTCACACCCTAAGAGAGTTGCTTGCAGACTTTAGATTAAGACTTTCTAGAGAACTCAATGTTAAACCTTATTATATTTTCACAAATAGAATCTTAGAAAACCTTGTCGAAAAAAAACCCGTTACTATTCAACAACTTATAGAGATTGAAGGTTTTGGCCACAAAAAAACTCAAGAATTTGGCAAAGAAATAATTTCAATTATTCAAAGAAATATCGCTGTAGAAAATAAGTCAGAAAACAGCTACACCGTAGAACCTTTAAAAAACTCTATTAAATCCAATTCCAATATTATATCCAGTTATAATACAACAAAAACATCTACAGATTTTAGATTATTGCTTACGGAATTTCGAACTAAACGGTCAAGAGAACTAAATGTTAAGCCTTTCTATATTTTTACTAACAAAACACTGGAAGCTATACTTGAAAAAAGACCTAGAAATATTGATGAGCTACTAAAAATCGAAGGTATTGGACCCAAAAAAGCTGAAGAGTTTGGCAAAGAAATATTAGAAATACTTCATAATAACTAA
- a CDS encoding nucleoside triphosphate pyrophosphohydrolase, giving the protein MPTYNKLVRDLIPKIIEKTGSKPITQILSDEDYITELKKKSYEELEEYMNTTNKEEAVEELADVLEILHALAEAHGSSINEVEKIREKKAADRGGFKDKVFLVEVQDD; this is encoded by the coding sequence ATGCCAACCTACAACAAACTAGTCCGAGACCTAATCCCAAAAATCATAGAAAAAACAGGAAGTAAACCAATTACACAAATCCTATCAGATGAAGATTACATAACTGAACTTAAAAAGAAAAGCTATGAAGAATTAGAAGAATACATGAATACTACAAATAAAGAAGAGGCTGTGGAAGAGCTTGCAGATGTTCTAGAAATATTACATGCTCTAGCAGAGGCTCATGGATCATCTATTAATGAGGTAGAAAAGATTAGAGAAAAGAAAGCAGCCGATCGCGGAGGCTTTAAGGATAAAGTTTTCCTAGTTGAGGTCCAAGATGACTAA
- a CDS encoding DUF262 domain-containing protein: protein MIKNGISSELLNIKSFLTEEAYKFIIPDFQRDFVWGQEEVQQLLEDLSEDTNGFSLKEDDIEGYLLGNIVLIKPDDNERFLVVDGQQRLTTTTLICKSLEEIVESKITKSKNQKEVKKWQMKLTDIVQSYAILDEDDEIKDCKLVHDPALNFGKVYKNILYNKEYEAKLESDLKIEEVYTTAKDYLEALSDEQLKNFISYFKSRVYFIVTVSTSYNKAFQLFEVLNDRGRSLEPLDLVKNLFLKTISKDTNSKDDVEEFNNDWVEFISNLQISPKKKISSSTFLKHYIIGKYAENIKKDSVYEYFENKKLTTSEIFELVKDLKYVSKIYTEIEKGNYKVFLNDHNMFIIFKLFNIKQLHSLLIPFYKSNQQLKEQVLDLGVRLGASVLFTFTQMNFIESNLPTILGQYFDGLKKGQSIESAYSKLNDEARKIISTKSTDIKQILPLRKLENANGNLSNKAAIILKFIELYFHGNSAVIVQPKKQKITVEHILSKEVIFEKDSTDAGFISSEEIKNHKNLIGNLTLLFNNENSSVGNKKFKDKIKLYSDQDFIITQRIVKDLVSTTKGGKNAKLVKVVNEKENKYSPNGKGHFEKNSIKDRSSNIADLIYDLVNQNVKIL from the coding sequence ATGATTAAAAATGGTATAAGCTCAGAATTATTAAATATAAAATCTTTTTTAACAGAAGAAGCATATAAGTTTATCATCCCAGATTTTCAAAGGGACTTTGTATGGGGACAAGAAGAAGTTCAACAATTATTAGAAGATCTTTCCGAAGACACGAATGGTTTTTCGTTAAAGGAAGATGATATTGAAGGATATTTATTAGGAAATATTGTATTAATTAAGCCGGACGATAATGAGCGTTTTTTAGTAGTTGATGGTCAACAACGTCTAACCACTACAACATTAATATGTAAGTCACTAGAAGAAATAGTTGAATCTAAAATAACAAAGTCAAAAAATCAAAAAGAAGTTAAAAAGTGGCAAATGAAATTAACTGACATTGTTCAATCTTACGCAATTCTAGATGAGGATGATGAGATTAAGGATTGTAAATTAGTACATGATCCTGCATTGAATTTTGGTAAAGTATATAAAAATATTCTCTATAATAAGGAATATGAGGCAAAATTAGAGTCCGATCTAAAAATCGAAGAGGTTTATACAACAGCGAAAGATTATTTGGAAGCATTAAGTGATGAGCAGCTCAAAAATTTTATCTCTTATTTTAAAAGTCGTGTTTACTTTATCGTAACAGTATCTACCAGCTATAATAAAGCGTTCCAATTATTCGAGGTACTAAATGATAGAGGGAGAAGCCTAGAGCCCCTTGATTTAGTTAAGAATTTATTCTTAAAAACAATTTCAAAAGATACGAATTCCAAAGATGATGTAGAAGAGTTCAACAATGATTGGGTTGAATTTATATCTAATTTGCAGATCAGTCCAAAAAAGAAGATATCTTCTTCTACTTTCTTAAAACATTATATTATAGGAAAGTATGCTGAAAATATTAAAAAGGATTCCGTATACGAATACTTTGAAAATAAAAAACTAACAACTTCTGAAATTTTTGAGTTAGTGAAGGATCTTAAATATGTATCAAAGATTTATACAGAAATAGAAAAAGGAAATTATAAAGTGTTTTTAAATGATCACAATATGTTTATTATTTTTAAGTTATTTAATATTAAACAATTACACTCGTTACTAATTCCCTTCTATAAATCAAATCAGCAATTAAAGGAACAGGTATTGGATTTAGGAGTAAGATTGGGAGCGTCTGTTTTATTTACATTTACACAGATGAATTTTATTGAGAGTAATTTGCCAACTATTTTAGGACAATATTTTGACGGGTTGAAAAAAGGACAATCCATTGAATCTGCTTATAGTAAATTAAATGATGAGGCAAGGAAAATAATCTCAACTAAATCTACTGATATTAAACAAATCCTACCATTAAGGAAACTTGAGAATGCTAATGGTAACTTATCAAATAAAGCAGCTATTATTTTAAAATTTATTGAGTTGTATTTTCATGGAAATAGTGCTGTTATCGTGCAACCCAAGAAGCAGAAAATTACGGTAGAACATATTCTATCAAAAGAAGTTATTTTCGAAAAGGATTCTACAGATGCTGGATTTATTTCGAGCGAGGAAATTAAAAATCATAAAAACTTAATCGGCAACTTAACTTTACTTTTTAATAATGAAAACTCAAGTGTTGGTAATAAAAAGTTTAAGGATAAGATAAAATTATATAGTGATCAAGATTTCATAATCACGCAGAGAATTGTGAAAGATTTAGTATCCACGACTAAAGGTGGGAAAAACGCAAAACTCGTTAAGGTAGTTAATGAAAAAGAAAATAAGTATAGTCCGAACGGTAAGGGACATTTTGAGAAAAATTCAATCAAGGATAGATCATCTAATATTGCTGATTTAATTTATGACTTAGTTAACCAAAATGTAAAAATATTATAA
- a CDS encoding DEAD/DEAH box helicase family protein has translation MTNIKLITSNLKEELIQGIEKASSIYILTSFVMSSGVKVLKESLKKAVERGADVKVCTGDYLFITQPDALREIIAIDERIEVRLWESKGISFHPKAYILQFHDEGCLIVGSSNLSRSALTTGIEWNIGMEQSIERDTFQEALDQFTKIFYHPQTITINIETIKSYEKDYDKYHQAYPNLVRKWTEREEIELTLPNTVEVETEGSEFVKETATPYGEIKPRFAQIDALEELNTTLEEGYSSAMVVMATGLGKTYLAAFFAKSFKRILFIAHREEILHQARNSFRVISPDNVYGIYNGREKDGEADTVFASIYTLSMKRHLEFFDPTDFDLIIIDEFHHAAANSYERVLDYFKPSFLLGITATPDRNDNRDVYAICDGNVAYRIDFLEAIQHQWLAPFQYYGVYDDTDYSQITWLGNRYAEEELLQIQLREEMAERIVNAWNKHKQTRTIVFCSSIKQAIFLSDYFNTKGYKTVSLHSKQIEIDRADAIKLLAKGELDAIFTVDLFNEGVDIPVVDTLLFVRPTESLTVFTQQVGRGLRLHPEKSHCVIIDLIGNYRNADLKLRLFDTSNEDRKKKTSEIQPEVPVGCYIDLEVQVVNLLEEMARKRQPRKQQLYDSYFKVKQELGRRPSYLELHLKGIAETSQYKQEFSSYLGFLSWAEELTDAENEVYKKFSDWFIEAERTNMSKSYKMVVLLSMLYRGQQNWHKSITPEEVAPFFHRYLTEKEYRKRIDFSDAGSKKLWEYNEEKVSKLITTMPMTKWSGSSKELVIFENNQFWIELADVANADHEILYNWTKEICEYRLHQHFERKSNR, from the coding sequence ATGACTAACATCAAGTTAATTACTAGTAATTTAAAAGAGGAGCTAATTCAAGGAATTGAAAAGGCTTCTTCTATTTATATTTTGACGTCTTTTGTAATGAGTTCTGGTGTCAAAGTTCTTAAAGAGTCTTTGAAGAAGGCGGTAGAACGTGGAGCAGATGTCAAGGTATGTACAGGTGACTATTTATTTATCACCCAACCAGATGCGTTAAGAGAAATAATAGCTATTGATGAACGAATTGAAGTCCGTCTTTGGGAAAGTAAAGGAATATCCTTTCATCCAAAGGCCTATATACTTCAGTTTCATGACGAGGGCTGTTTGATTGTTGGCTCTTCTAATCTTTCTAGATCTGCTTTAACAACAGGGATTGAGTGGAATATTGGTATGGAACAATCAATAGAGAGGGACACGTTCCAAGAGGCTCTTGATCAATTTACAAAGATTTTCTATCATCCTCAGACTATAACAATTAATATAGAAACAATTAAATCGTATGAGAAAGATTATGATAAATATCATCAAGCATATCCTAATCTCGTGAGAAAGTGGACAGAACGAGAAGAAATAGAGTTAACACTTCCAAATACAGTAGAAGTGGAAACTGAGGGAAGTGAATTTGTTAAGGAAACAGCTACTCCATATGGGGAAATTAAACCTCGTTTTGCTCAAATTGATGCTCTTGAAGAACTGAACACTACCTTAGAAGAAGGATATTCTTCGGCAATGGTGGTCATGGCCACTGGACTAGGTAAAACTTATTTAGCAGCCTTTTTTGCGAAAAGTTTTAAACGTATATTGTTTATAGCTCATCGAGAGGAGATTCTTCACCAAGCACGTAATTCTTTTAGAGTGATATCCCCTGATAATGTCTATGGAATATACAATGGTAGAGAAAAAGATGGGGAAGCAGATACTGTCTTCGCTTCGATTTATACATTAAGTATGAAAAGACATTTAGAATTCTTTGATCCAACTGACTTTGACTTAATCATTATTGACGAATTCCATCATGCTGCGGCCAACTCATATGAACGTGTGCTAGACTATTTCAAACCATCGTTTTTACTAGGTATTACTGCTACTCCAGATAGAAATGATAATAGGGATGTGTATGCAATTTGTGATGGGAATGTTGCTTACCGTATTGATTTTTTGGAGGCTATACAGCATCAATGGCTTGCTCCTTTTCAATATTATGGAGTTTATGATGATACTGATTACAGTCAGATTACTTGGCTAGGTAATAGATATGCTGAAGAAGAATTACTTCAGATTCAGTTAAGAGAAGAGATGGCAGAAAGGATTGTTAATGCGTGGAATAAGCATAAACAAACTCGCACCATTGTATTTTGTTCATCAATCAAACAAGCCATATTTCTTTCGGATTATTTTAATACTAAAGGCTATAAAACAGTAAGTCTTCATTCTAAGCAAATAGAAATTGATCGTGCAGATGCGATAAAGCTCTTAGCTAAGGGAGAGCTTGATGCAATTTTCACTGTAGACCTGTTTAATGAGGGTGTAGATATTCCAGTAGTAGATACACTATTATTTGTGCGTCCAACAGAATCTTTAACAGTTTTTACTCAGCAAGTTGGGCGAGGGTTGCGCTTACATCCTGAGAAAAGTCACTGTGTAATTATTGATTTAATTGGAAACTACAGAAATGCTGATCTAAAATTACGTTTATTTGATACCTCAAATGAAGATAGAAAGAAAAAAACAAGTGAAATTCAGCCAGAAGTGCCAGTAGGATGTTATATAGATTTAGAAGTGCAGGTAGTAAATTTACTAGAGGAAATGGCTAGAAAAAGGCAACCTAGAAAACAGCAGTTATATGATAGTTATTTTAAAGTAAAACAGGAACTTGGTAGAAGACCTAGCTACCTAGAACTTCATCTAAAAGGTATAGCTGAGACGAGTCAATATAAACAAGAGTTCTCTTCTTATCTCGGATTTCTAAGTTGGGCTGAGGAGTTAACTGATGCGGAAAATGAGGTATACAAAAAGTTCAGTGATTGGTTTATAGAAGCTGAAAGAACAAATATGAGTAAGAGCTATAAAATGGTAGTTTTGTTGTCTATGCTATACCGTGGCCAACAGAATTGGCATAAATCAATTACACCAGAAGAAGTAGCTCCGTTTTTTCATAGGTATTTAACTGAAAAAGAGTACCGTAAACGAATTGATTTTTCAGACGCTGGATCAAAGAAACTCTGGGAGTACAATGAGGAGAAAGTCAGTAAGTTGATAACGACAATGCCAATGACAAAATGGAGTGGTAGTTCTAAGGAACTTGTGATATTTGAGAATAATCAATTTTGGATTGAATTAGCTGATGTTGCAAATGCTGATCATGAGATACTTTATAATTGGACTAAGGAAATATGTGAATATAGATTACATCAGCACTTTGAACGTAAATCTAACAGATAG